A genomic stretch from Strongyloides ratti genome assembly S_ratti_ED321, chromosome : 1 includes:
- a CDS encoding Cytochrome c oxidase subunit 6C family-containing protein, whose product MAPVMRNMLHSNAKKALYYGLATAFASTVVCYFTYVKPRQTKYEEFFANYDPYKRMREICETGKGYLHTCPQELAKLYEEKGIPIGSKLEATVGESDVAFENVTAE is encoded by the exons aTGGCTCCTGTTATGCGTAATATGCTTCACTCTAATGCTAAAAAAGCACTATATTATGGTTTAGCTACTGCATTTGCATCAACAGTAGTATGCTACTTCACATATGTAAAACCAAGACAAACTAAGTATGAAGAATTTTTTGC tAACTATGATCCATACAAACGTATGCGTGAAATTTGTGAAACTGGAAAAGGTTATTTACATACATGCCCACAAGAACTTGCTAAGTTATATGAAGAAAAAGGAATACCTATTGGATCAAAACTTGAAGCTACCGTTGGGGAAAGTGACGTTGCTTTTGAAAATGTTACTGCTGAATAA
- a CDS encoding CRAL-TRIO domain and GOLD domain and CRAL/TRIO, N-terminal domain-containing protein, which translates to MHTCSSINKYLHSTHRSKPCILQGLFKMHELFEMPYSKPASIHISNPDVTRSPSSEELQMVKDMRTVVPTLDDVDDMYILRWLRSKDGRFDETSEGLRKNVLFRKAWQLNNINEWVPPECLEKYCGYGFLGDRDGYPILMSLLGNMDVDGMLRSVQAVDYIKFSLAAIEKGIQLADNKAKEAGKAFGQMMLVFDLDHISSAHYSCKRFASSFTTLVLLFQEHYPLVLKKVLIIRAPEMARVAFRSMTPFLSQSILNLIDMPGEESWQNVLENYVNIDSWPMHWGGKMVDDNGDPKCPQIVRYGLGPIPDSFHIDPDTAMPDYDQLTTVYAGDKHLIDISTKKKNTKIAWQYMTEEDDIGFAIYYDETSSKNNLSEMDAVYPYIRLECSLVPISGSFICERPGRYIIEFDNFYSWFSPKQLKYTIDIIDDDCDN; encoded by the exons ATGCACACATGCTCaagtattaataaatatcttcATTCCACACACAGGAGTAAACCTTGCATTTTACAAGGTCTTTTCAAAATGCACGAATTATTTGAG atGCCATACTCAAAACCAGCTTCTATACATATTTCTAATCCTGATGTAACGAGATCACCATCAAGTGAAGAGTTACAAATGGTTAAAGATATGAGAACAGTTGTTCCAACATTAGATGATGTTGAtgatatgtatattttaagatGGTTACGTTCTAAAGATGGAAGATTTGATGAGACATCAGAAGGATTGAggaaaaatgtattatttagaaaagcatggcaattaaataatattaatgaatgGGTTCCACCAGAatgtttagaaaaatattgtgGTTATGGATTTTTGGGTGATCGTGATGGATATCCTATTTTAATGTCATTATTAGGTAATATGGATGTTGATGGAATGTTAAGATCAGTTCAAGCAgttgattatattaaattttcacTTGCTGCTATTGAAAAAGGAATTCAATTAGCTGATAATAAAGCTAAAGAG gCAGGAAAAGCTTTTGGTCAAATGATGTTAGTTTTTGATCTTGATCATATCTCATCAGCACATTATTCATGCAAACGTTTTGCCTCTTCATTTACAACACTCGTTTTACTATTTCAAGAACATTACCCATTAGTTTTAAAGAAAGTATTAATTATACGTGCTCCTGAAATGGCACGTGTTGCCTTTAGATCAATGACCCCATTTTTATCACAATCAATTCTTAATCTTATTGACATGCCAGGAGAAGAATCATGGCAAAATGTATTAGAAAATTATGTCAATATAGATTCATGGCCTATGCATTGGGGTGGTAAGATGGTAGATGATAATGGTGATCCAAAATGTCCACAAATTGTTAGATATGGATTAGGACCAATTCCTGATTCATTCCATATTGACCCTGATACTGCTATGCCTGACTATGATCAACTTACTACTGTATATGCTGGCGACAAACATCTTATAGATATTTCAACAAAGAagaaaaatacaaaaattgcATGGCAATATATGACAGAAGAAGATGATATCGGATTCGCTATTTATTATGATGAAACATCTAGTAAGAATAATTTAAGTGAGATGGATGCTGTTTATCCTTATATACGTCTTGAATGTAGTTTAGTTCCAATATCTGGTTCCTTTATTTGTGAACGTCCTGGAAGAT atattattgaatttgacaatttttattcatgGTTTAGTccaaaacaattaaaatatacaatagATATAATTGATGATGACTGTGACAATTAA
- a CDS encoding Kelch-type beta propeller domain-containing protein, translating into MELILFVYEILKSLFILINPMSLRLPYRRVNHQIRMRNNPLRNNMDNFTRLESCICVSPVKFNFKDSNENFYPRSGHSVICTGTNFFIIGGYYDYPNAGIFKEIYQYNKHANTIVKLSVKNLPKEILSNSAVNFPINAKEIEESILMFGGTGIPFSENISHELYWIRKTFDEWECVPCECNSNKPNKRYGCSMIYDYDNSSIYISGGTDGFIYYSDIWKGKIKVKYDVENKNFTVSVDWELILASGFPHENGVYKHRIILRDNIVWSFGGGNTSQVFGFKDVTTYNMLTKELIIRNDIKGELNKDGIYIYPIARKCFGHCEYNNKLIICGGQGREQIPNPTENSFRDLNDIWEFDCNEIKWTRIKAVFLHPCYFNSCDIDVEGTLITFGGVNKRRSRNNHLYKINLIPRKLVSLVLENIMLQNTSIMKNVEVLGDNYGYNYHDAAKNIIDQWK; encoded by the exons atggaattaattcttttcgtttatgaaatattaaaaa gtttatttattttaataaatcctATGTCATTACGTTTACCTTATAGAAGAGTTAATCATCAAATTCGAATGAGAAATAATCcattaagaaataatatgGATAATTTTACAAGATTAGAAAGTTGTATTTGTGTATCACCcgtaaaatttaattttaaag attctaatgaaaatttttatccaaGATCTGGGCATTCTGTTATTTGTACAGggacaaatttttttattataggtGGTTATTATGATTATCCAAATGCTggaatatttaaagaaatttatcaatataataaacATGCTAATACTATTGTAAAATTATcggtaaaaaatttaccaaaaGAAATTCTATCAAATTCAGCAGTTAATTTTCCTATTAATGCAAAAGAAATTGAGGAATCAATATTAATGTTTGGAGGTACAGGTATTCCATTTAGTGAAAATATTTCACATGAATTATATTGGATTAGAAAAACATTTGATGAATGGGAATGTGTACCATGTGAATGTAATAGTAATAAACCAAATAAAAGATATGGATGTTCTATGATTTATGATTATGACAATAGTAGTATTTATATTTCAGGTGGTACTGAtggttttatatattatagtgATATTTGGAAAggaaaaattaaagtaaaatatgATGTTGAAAATAAGAATTTTACAGTTTCTGTTGATTGGGAATTAATATTAGCTTCAGGATTTCCTCATGAAAATGGTGTATATAAACATCGAATTATCTTACGTGATAATATAGTATGGTCTTTTGGTGGTGGAAATACTTCTCAAGTTTTTGGTTTTAAAGATGTAACAACATATAATATGTTAACAAAAGAACTTATAATaagaaatgatattaaaggtgaattaaataaagatggaatatatatatatcctaTAGCAAGAAAATGTTTTGGACATTgtgaatataataataaattaattatatgtGGTGGACAGGGTAGAGAACAAATACCAAATCCAACAGAAAATTCATTTCGtgatttaaatgatatatggGAATTTGATTGTAATGAAATTAAATGGACACGAATAAAGGCAGTATTTTTACATCcatgttattttaatagttGTGATATTGATGTTGAAGGAACTTTAATAACATTTGGTGGTGTTAATAAACGTCGTTCAAgaaataatcatttatataaaattaatttaataccAAGAAAATTAGTTTCATTGGTTCTTGAAAACATTATGTTACAAAATACTAGtattatgaaaaatgttGAAGTTCTAGGTGACAATTATGGTTATAATTATCATGATGCagcaaaaaatataattgatcaatggaaataa
- a CDS encoding N(4)-(beta-N-acetylglucosaminyl)-L-asparaginase: MSKLTFFYIFLIYIIQFSVEIEFPIVLTTWAAEPFQEATGRAFDVLKKTNNRLYALTEGLSKCEELQCDGTVGFGGSPDENGETTLDALIMDSFGQRMGAVGDLRRIKDAAKVAWAVMNYTKHSFLVGDHATKFAIQMGFKEESLETDKSINMNKKWRDNKCQPNFWQNVIPSPSKSCGPYSPNKYFIESNKVCENEMYSNQNHDTIGMIIIDNEKNISVGTSTNGARNKIPGRIGDSPIPGAGGYTLNGIGGCSATGDGDIMMRFLPSYHTVENMKNGLKPKAAARLAIQRIQEVYGNFFGALIAANVNGEIGAACSGMKTFSFTIQSGLDKLPRVYTVDCIIKLN; this comes from the exons atgtcgaaattaacttttttttatatatttttaatatatattattcaaTTTTCTGTAGAAATTGAATTTCCAATTGTTCTTACTACATGGGCTGCTGAACCATTTCAAGAAGCTACTGGAAGag CATTtgatgtattaaaaaaaacaaacaatCGTCTTTATGCATTGACAGAAGGTTTATCAAAATGTGAGGAATTACAATGTGATGGGACTGTTGGATTTGGAGGATCACCAGATGAGAATGGAGAAACAACTCTTGATGCTTTAATAATGGATAGTTTTGGACAAAGAATGGGTGCTGTTGGAGATTTAAGAAGAATTAAAGATGCAGCTAAAGTTGCTTGGGCAGTAATGAATTATACAAAACATTCTTTTCTTGTTGGTGATCATGCTACAAAATTTGCCATTCAAATGGGATTTAAAGAGGAGTCTCTTGAAACTGATAAATCtataaatatgaataaaaaatggAGGGATAATAAATGTCAACCTAATTTTTGGCAAAATGTAATTCCATCACCTTCAAAAAGTTGTGGACCATACTCTccaaacaaatattttattgaaagtAATAAAGTATGTGAAAATGAAATGTATTCAAATCAAAATCATGATACAATAGGTATGATTATaattgataatgaaaaaaatatctcTGTTGGTACTTCAACAAATGGTGCTAGAAATAAAATTCCTGGTAGGATTGGTGATTCACCAATACCTGGAGCTGGTGGTTATACTTTAAATGGTATTGGTGGATGTAGTGCAACTGGAGATGGTGATATTATGATGAGATTTTTACCAAGTTATCATACTGTtgaaaatatgaaaaatggTTTGAAGCCAAAAGCAGCTGCAAGATTAGCTATTCAAAGGATTCAAGAAGTTTATGGAAATTTTTTTGGTGCTTTAATTGCTGCAAATGTAAATGGAGAAATTGGAGCAGCTTGTTCTGGAATGAAAACATTTAGTTTTACAATTCAATCAGGTTTAGATAAATTACCTAGAGTTTATACTGTTGATTGTATTATCAAATTGaattga
- a CDS encoding Protein kinase domain and Serine/threonine-/dual specificity protein kinase, catalytic domain and Protein kinase-like domain-containing protein: protein MPRPKRFPLCKETSILCNKNTYTIKKVLGVGGCGDVYAVVDQKGDYYAMKTEIYDKKYHKQLEKFLKSGGTNNLLRPTPNFTERLPLECRILKQLCEKEEYNDHFTIIVGDGIYKNYRFMLMEMVGPSLDDLRRKYGKNNCLSVSTAIRVGWQCLEGIKYLHKIGFIHRDIKPHNYTCGTEKYKDTIYLLDFGISKRYFGEPFKEEPLEKPMFIGTIRYASRNSHKLFKQYPYDDVEAWAYSIAEIMDHTVVKWRREKGPSKIYNLKKEFFMPSKRSNSFNDVIPKKFNECLDLIEFHRENEIKEFSYFKIHLLLREIIDELEIDINEPFEWEKSRK, encoded by the exons atgccAAGACCAAAACGATTTCCACTTTGTAAAGAAACATCTATATTGTGTAATAAGAACAC ATACACAATCAAAAAAGTTCTTGGTGTTGGTGGTTGTGGTGATGTTTATGCTGTAGTTGATCAAAAAGGTGATTATTATGCAATGAAAACagaaatatatgataaaaaatatcataaacaacttgaaaaatttttaaaaagtggtggtacaaataatttacttCGCCCTACACCTAATTTCACTGAAAGACTTCCACTTGAATGTcgaattttaaaacaattatgtGAAAAAGAAGAGTACAATGAccattttacaataattgtTGGTGAtggaatttataaaaattatcgtTTTATGTTAATGGAAATGGTTGGTCCTTCATTAGATGATTTACGAAGAAAATatggaaaaaataattgtttaagTGTAAGTACAGCCATAAGAGTGGGATGGCAATGTTTAGAGggcataaaatatttacataaaattgGATTTATTCATCG AGATATTAAACCACATAATTATACTTGTGGAACAGAAAAGTATAAAGatacaatatatttacttGATTTTGGTATTTCAAAAAGATACTTTGGTGAACCCTTCAAAGAAGAACCATTAGAAAAACCTATGTTTATTGGAACAATTAGATATGCATCCAGAAATTcacataaattatttaaacaatatcCTTATGATGATGTTGAAGCATGGGCTTATTCTATAGCTGAAATTATGGATCATACAGTAGTCAAATGGAGGAGAGAAAAAGGAccatcaaaaatatataatttaaagaaagaattttttatgCCAAGTAAACGATCAAATTCATTTAATGATGTaattccaaaaaaatttaatgaatgcCTTGATCTTATAGAATTTCATCgagaaaatgaaataaaagagttttcatattttaaaattcatttacTACTAAGAGAAATAATAGATGAATTAgaaattgatataaatgaACCATTTGAATGGGAAAAATCTCGAAAATAA
- a CDS encoding Immunoglobulin-like fold domain-containing protein, which produces MPFKKFEICENLSEQPFSELYNTKNGNINLVIKNNKECFLECDILSSPKPIINWYKNDKLHQSHLDNILDHTDDYLNSKNMNSQIGWSSILSKIQIYSNNVGDQFKCEIISPCINEKIISDTYTIPEFALHSCSKNYDNIHFLKNLNKNNIFSILSYFNPYQSLYIKTPVITTATTMRMEYPGNFITLSCKNEAYPKATNKWEVIENDNENGSGISIDNFNYFKVLDNGDIFLNTTQLPNDIVQMALRCNASNVYGWDIFVSTILLVTEERK; this is translated from the exons atgccattcaaaaaatttgaaatttgTGAAAATTTAAGTGAACAACCTTTTTCTGAActttataatacaaaaaatggtaatattaatttggtaattaaaaataataaggaATGTTTTCTTGAGTGTGATATTTTATCATCCCCAAAACCTATAATTAATTggtataaaaatgataaattacaTCAATCACATTTggataatattttagatcATACTgatgattatttaaattcaaaaaatatgaattCACAAATTGGGTGGTCTAGTATTCTCtcaaaaattcaaatttattCTAATAATGTTGGAGATCAATTTAAATGTGAAATTATAAGTCCAtgtataaatgaaaaaataatttctgaTACTTATACTATTCCTGAATTTGCATTACATAGTTgttcaaaaaattatgataatatacattttttaaaaaatttaaataaaaataacatttttagtATCCTTAGTTACTTTAATCCTTATCAATCTTTGTACATAAAAACTCCAGTTATCACAACTGCCACAACCATGAGAATGGAATATCCgggaaattttattacattatcATGTAAAAATGAAGCTTACCCTAAAGCAACAAATAAATGGGAAGTTATTGAGAATGATAACGAAAATGGGAGTGGTATTtcaattgataattttaattattttaaa gTTCTTGATAATGGTGATATTTTTCTCAATACAACACAACTACCAAATGATATTGTTCAAATGGCACTTAGATGCAACGCTTCAAATGTTTATGGATGGGATATTTTTGTTAGTACTATTCTTCTTGTCACTGaagaaagaaaataa
- a CDS encoding Phosphatidylinositol glycan anchor biosynthesis class U protein gives MKERNEIFKYISMVALQPLSLSILLKVISYHFWHDYLIKCPEFVVATNSFERLKEGVFLKDIGEDPYDGDLFHMQPLMLIFLKYIVWFPKGFLLLLLFFDTWSAFLLRSISDKLTGGDEKVKNLVFILFLLNPMAIGTTAALSTSSIFNFFVILSIHYYVNNESEKYTSLLSFLTSLNIYYFTLLSTIVVKFPKKKILLSTIFITSFFLIHGLNYILSGNSFQYIQSTYMFQLKVPELYPDVGLFWYMFCEVFLHFESFFLTVFQIHIFIYMIPLAITLKRYPFLLLHISLIIITCFTSYPSYGDAIIYLSLLPTHYNLFKKIKKSIIIFGALISCLVLFPTMWTIWMIYNAGNANFYFSLTLVYSLVHIFIASDMIYAQTSITHE, from the exons ATGAAAGAAagaaatgaaatttttaaatatatatcaatgGTGGCACTTCA ACCATTATCATTGTCAATATTATTGAAAGTAATAAGCTATCATTTTTGGCATGATTACTTAATAAAATGTCCAGAATTTGTCGTTGCAACAAACTCATTTGAACGACTTAAAGAAggagtatttttaaaagatattggTGAAGATCCATATGATGGTGATCTATTTCATATGCAACcattaatgttaatatttttaaaatatattgtctGGTTTCCTAAAGGTTTTTTGTTACTACTTTTGTTTTTTGATACATGGAGTGCCTTTCTTTTAAGAAGTATTTCTGATAAATTAACTGGTGGAGATgagaaagtaaaaaatttagtcTTTATACT atttctACTTAATCCAATGGCAATTGGTACAACAGCAGCCTTGTCAACATCAagcatttttaatttttttgttattctttcaatacattattatgttaataatgaatcagaaaaatatacaagtttattatcttttttaacaagtttaaatatttattattttactttattaagTACGATAGTTGTAAAATTTCcaaaaaagaaaatcttACTATctacaatatttattacatctttttttttaattcatggattaaattatatattatctgGAAATAGTTTTCAATATATACAATCTACTTACATGTTTCAATTAAAAGTTCCAGAGTTATATCCTGATGTTGGTTTATTTTGGTACATGTTTTGTGAAGTGTTCCTTCATTTTGAAAGCTTTTTTCTTACTGTATTTCAaattcatatatttatatatatgattcCATTGGCAATAACTTTGAAGAGGTAcccatttttattattacatatatCACTGATAATAATTACATGTTTTACATCATATCCTTCATATGGTGATGCTATTATTTACTTATCCTTACTTCCCACACACTACAATCTTTTtaagaagataaaaaaaagtataattatcTTTGGAGCTTTAATTTCTTGTTTGGTTTTGTTTCCAACAATGTGGACTATATGGATGATTTATAATGCTGGTAAtgcaaatttttatttctccCTTACTTTGGTATATTCATTAGTTCAT attttTATTGCATCTGATATGATATATGCTCAAACATCTATTACACATGAATAA
- a CDS encoding Globin family and Globin-like domain and Globin, structural domain-containing protein: MGNKQSIKNEERSSSDDDSGLSYYQIQAIQRAWRHMSKAGQASCGRVIFQRYATIDKLSTYREKPIEWGILKHGEEIVCFLNYIIKNLNNLELIEEKCQDLGKSHRTMKQYGMKEEHWDILGEAISETICENYAWKKNRQLLKASNILTNFIIDRIRSGFVQKEVKITKLPIKCLTPENKLKHLCMKRCNTIGNGEFCLKKIIHSPIRTKYSVNHNIIRAKSVDNNENPKRRILPSIPHIETKKIEQEDYTHNFQRRISSKIIQYNKSTILNRSRPCICNFTNIDYDLEGNIIMCKEKFQKKFM; encoded by the exons ATGGGCAATAAACaatctattaaaaatgagGAAAGAAGTAGTAGTGATGATGATAGTGGTTTATCATATTATCAG atacaAGCTATTCAAAGAGCATGGAGGCATATGAGTAAAGCTGGGCAAGCATCATGTGGAAG AGTGATATTTCAAAGGTATGCAACTATAGATAAGTTATCTACTTATCGAGAAAAACCTATTGAATGGGGAATTTTAAAACATGGTGAAGAAAtagtttgttttttaaattatataattaaaaatcttaACAATCTAGAGTTGATTGAAGAAAAATGTCAAGATTTAGGGAAATCTCATAGAACGATGAAACAATATGGAATGAAAGAGGAACATTGGGATATTCTTGGTGAAGCAATTTCAGAAACAATTTGTGAAAATTATGCTTGGAAAAAGAATCGTCAATTGTTAAAAGCTTCGAATATTTTGAcaaattttatcattgatAGAATTAGATCTG GTTTTGTACAAAAAGaagtaaaaattacaaaattaccaataaaatgtttaacaccagaaaacaaattaaaacatttatgcATGAAACGATGTAATACCATTGGAAATGGtgaattttgtttaaaaaaaattattcattctCCAATTCGTACAAAATATTCTGTTAATCATAATATTATCAGAGCTAAAAGTGttgataataatgaaaatccAAAAAGGCGTATATTACCAAGTATTCCACACATAGAAACAAAGAAAATAGAACAAGAAGACTATACACATAACTTTCAAAGAAGGATatcttcaaaaataatacaatacaATAAATCAACTATTTTGAATAGAAGTCGACCTTGTATTTGTAATTTCACAAACATTGATTATGATTTGGAAGGAAACATTATTATgtgtaaagaaaaatttcaaaaaaaattcatgtga
- a CDS encoding FMRFamide receptor: MISVIGMLITAFGVFGNVMTVLILSRPPMQSPSNMFLTMLAVFDTCLLITAFSIYGMEYIIEYFEILDLYIAWLTYLRFAFVISHISQTGSVYITLTVTVERFCAVVYPKLNKKYFGSKNSFIFLIIVVAFAVSFNITKFFEVQIEKNPLCSNIGYITWQTYHLMPSELARNPIYAEIYSLWITNIIMVFLPFLTLLLLNSIMAYTIQKQLKQKINEHHSIVESELKEKSREANIVLVIIVFIFLCCNLWGFVLTFAEQVTEADYLRREHYIFYTFSREAVNLLAIINSSVNFIIYLIFGNDFRREFLSIYNSKVFKFDLFIPKNKSQSQFKHWKRQSRSYYMYKPFKRKKTKNVEMVNKLFVTKDDSNGKQIIATITYEKGDTLL, encoded by the exons atgataagtGTTATAGGAATGTTAATTACTGCTTTTGGAGTATTTGGTAATGTAATGACAGTTTTAATATTGTCTAGGCCACCCATGCAATCTCCAAGTAATATGTTTTTGACAATGTTAGCTGTTTTTGATACATGCCTTCTTATTACTGCTTTTTCAATATATGGAATGGAATATATAAtagaatattttgaaattctTGATCTTTATATAGCATGGTTAACTTATTTAAGATTTGCTTTTGTAATATCACATATATCTCAAACTGGATCTgtatatataacattaacAGTTACAGTAGAAAGATTTTGTGCAGTAGTTTATcctaaattaaataaaaaatattttggttcaaaaaattcatttatttttcttattattgtTGTTGCATTTGCagtttcatttaatataacaaaattttttgaagtgcaaattgaaaaaaatccTTTATGTTCAAATATTGGTTATATAACATGGCAAACATATCATTTAATGCCTAGTGAACTTGCTAGAAATCCTATTTATGCTgaaatttattcattatggataactaatattattatggtatttttaccttttctaacattattattattaaattctaTTATGGCATATACAAtacaaaaacaattaaagcaaaaaattaatgagcATCATTCaat tGTTGAATCAGAATTGAAAGAAAAAAGCAGGGAAGCAAATATAGTACTTgtaattattgtttttatctttttatgtTGTAATTTATGGGGATTTGTTTTGACGTTTGCGGAACAAGTTACCGAAGCAGATTATTTACGTAGAGAACATTACATTTTCTATACTTTCTCCAGAGAAGCTGTTAATTTACTTGCCATAATCAATTCAtctgttaattttattatttatctaaTATTTGGTAATGATTTTAGAAGagaatttttatctatatacaattctaaagtttttaaatttgatttatttataccaaaaaataaatcacaAAGTCAATTTAAACATTGGAAAAGGCAATCAAGATcatattatatgtataaaccttttaaaagaaaaaaaacaaaaaatgttgaaatggttaataaattatttgttacaAAAGATGATTCTAATGGAAAACAAATTATAGCAACAATTACATATGAAAAAGGTGATAcactattataa
- a CDS encoding Transcription factor HNF-4 homolog has product MTSSINKANDSKSISDCAICGDKATGKHYGALSCDGCKGFFRRTVRKKNNYVCRFSRQCNVDKDHRNTCRRCRFDRCIENGMRKEAVQNERDRISSYAKNNSEEIMDFTEEEMIASKCIQSLLEAEAKTRQLRASVITRTASGFKTATTLDVTDSMSQQLILMVEWAKNLPQFQSLPMEAQVGLLRHFSSQHLIMCAAFRSIHVNDAVWLTNESCLLRDSTEIPDVNKVAEKILDHLTKPMKNLLMDEKEYVIMKAITFFDCMAKGAEVAADEIQNSREIYLGALEYHVLKMSKNGASTKRLANLLLLLPPIMAIARDLVEDVQLAKLFGLANVDSLMVELMLPGEAGTENYNHLKSVTSVQKDVQSLVKSEFKEFK; this is encoded by the exons ATGACATCCTCTATAAATAAAGCAAATGATAGTAAATCTATTTCCGATTGTGCCATTTGTGGAGATAAAGCAACTGGAAAACATTATGGAGCACTTTCGTGTGATGGATGCAAG GGTTTCTTTAGAAGAACTGttagaaagaaaaataattatgtttGTAGATTTAGTAGACAGTGTAATGTTGATAAAG aTCATAGAAATACTTGTAGAAGATGCCGTTTTGATAGATGTATTGAAAATGGAATGCGAAAAGAAGCTGTACAAAATGAAAGAGATCGAATAAGTAGTTatgcaaaaaataattccGAAGAAATTATGGATTTTACGGAGGAGGAGATGATTGCTTCAAAATGTATTCAATCACTGTTAGAAGCTGAAGCAAAAACTAGGCAATTACGTGCTAGTGTAATAACAAGAACAGCTTCTGGTTTTAAAACAGCTACAACTCTTGATGTGACTGATAGTATGTCacaacaattaattttaatggtaGAATGGGCAAAAAATTTGCCACAATTTCAATCACTTCCTATGGAAGCACAAGTCGGGTTACTAAGGCATTTTTCATCACAACATTTAATAATGTGTGCAGCATTTCGTAGTATACATGTAAATGATGCTGTTTGGTTGACAAATGAATCATGTCTACTTCGAGATTCAACAGAAATACCAGATGTTAACAAAGTTGCTGAAAAAATTCTTGATCATCTAACAAAAccaatgaaaaatttattaatggaTGAGAAGGAGTATGTAATTATGAAAGcaataacattttttgatTGTATGGCTAAAGGAGCTGAGGTTGCTGCAGATGAAATTCAAAATAGTagagaaatatatttaggaGCTTTGGAGTAtcatgttttaaaaatgtcaAAAAATGGTGCTAGTACAAAAAGGCTAGCCAACTTGTTATTATTGTTACCACCAATTATGGCAATAGCTAGAGATTTAGTAGAAGATGTTCAGTTAGCAAAATTATTTGGTTTAGCTAATGTTGATTCTTTGATGGTTGAGTTAATGTTACCAGGAGAGGCTGGCACTGAaaattataatcatttaaagTCAGTCACTAGTGTTCAAAAAGATGTCCAATCTTTAGTTAAGTCGGAATTTAAggaatttaaataa